One genomic region from Bombus terrestris chromosome 15, iyBomTerr1.2, whole genome shotgun sequence encodes:
- the LOC100642304 gene encoding exosome complex component CSL4, giving the protein MDKDKDIIVCVPGQRLCVSDKFNIAGPGTYEQQGYIYSKLVGVVKLIQKENIRTIEVHGITEQSIVPAPGDIVTAMVTIVNQRFCKCSIKCIGDIVLTRPYRGILRKEDVRVIDKDNIQMYKCFRPGDIILARVMPMTEAHTYQLSTAENELGVVIAHSEEGVAMIPINWTQMQCPKTLRKEFRKVAKVVPEHVVAEQ; this is encoded by the exons atggACAAAGATAAAGACATTATCGTATGCGTGCCAG GACAGAGGTTATGTGTCTCCGACAAATTTAATATTGCTGGACCAGGAACTTATGAACAACAAGGCTATATCTATTCGAAATTAGTTGGTGTagtaaaattaatacaaaaagaaaat atTCGTACCATAGAAGTCCATGGAATAACAGAGCAAAGCATTGTTCCTGCACCTGGTGATATTGTAACAGCTATGGTTACTATTGTTAATCAAAGATTTTGTAAATGTAGTATAAAATGTATAGGTGATATTGTATTGACAAGACCTTACAGAGGAATTTTAAGGAAAGAAGATGTTCGTGTAATAGATAAAGATAATATTCAAATGTATAAGTGCTTTAGACCTGGAGATATTATTCTTGCAAGAGTT ATGCCAATGACAGAAGCACATACTTATCAACTAAGTACAGCAGAAAATGAATTAGGTGTAGTGATAGCACATAGTGAGGAAG GTGTAGCTATGATACCCATTAATTGGACACAAATGCAATGTCCTAAAACATTGCGAAAAGAATTCAGGAAAGTAGCAAAAGTTGTGCCAGAACATGTTGTTGCAGAACAATAA
- the LOC100652259 gene encoding hippocampus abundant transcript 1 protein isoform X3, translating into MPPGAKGGAEGLGPSCSEIHNSQEHAIAKLTPSLTFAQQCYRHLKSSGIGEASVYHALVVIFLEFFAWGLLTMPVISVLNITFPNHTFLMNGLIMGIKGILSFLSAPLIGALSDVWGRKFFLLITVAFTCAPIPLMSINTWWFFAMISISGVFACTFSVVFAYVADVTEEHQRSPAYGLVSATFAASMVISPALGDYVMKVYGENLVVALATAIAVLDVFFILVAVPESLPEKARPPAPISWEQADPFAYLGKVGKDHTILMLCITVFLSYLPEAGQYSCIFVYLTKVMGFTALMVAFFIAVVGILSVGAQTLLGVLIKTLGSKHTIMLGLLFEMLQLMWFGFGSQTWMMWAAGVLAAVSSITYPAISAFISMHSDADKQGLVQGMVTGMRGLCNGLGPAMFGVIFYLFRVDLNDNSSSLPARPSPLDENNKTGTATQHLDIMPQIVTQLVPGPPFVFGALLVICALLVAAFIPESNTMPTGPLHHPSTSRRLSGLSLDVHYEGDKLGSGKGKIGPLSPLVDNCNSAAL; encoded by the exons ATGCCCCCTGGGGCAAAAGGTGGAGCAGAGGGCCTGGGCCCCTCCTGTTCTGAAATTCACAACAGCCAAGAACATGCTATTGCTAAACTCACACCTTCTCTTACATTTGCTCAGCAATGCTACAGACATCTTAAG aGTTCCGGTATAGGAGAGGCAAGTGTATACCATGCTCTGgttgtaatatttttggaattttttgcATGGGGTTTATTAACCATGCctgttatttctgtattaaatattacatttccaAATCATACGTTCCTGATGAATGGTTTGATAATGGGCATTAAAGGAATCTTATCATTTCTTTCTGCACCATTAATTGGTGCCTTGTCTGATGTATGGGGTCGAAAATTCTTTCTACTCATCACAGTAGCCTTCACATGTGCACCGATTCCTCTAATGAGCATTAATACATGGTGGTTCTTTGCTATGATCTCCATCAGTGGTGTCTTTGCTTGCACATTTTCAGTGGTGTTTGCATATGTTGCTGATGTTACTGAGGAACATCAAAGATCTCCAGCATATGGTTTA gtaTCTGCAACTTTTGCTGCAAGTATGGTAATAAGCCCAGCATTGGGAGATTATGTCATGAAAGTGTATGGAGAAAATCTTGTGGTTGCATTAGCAACAGCTATTGCAGTGTTGGATGTGTTTTTTATATTAGTGGCTGTACCTGAAAGTTTGCCTGAAAAAGCTCGTCCACCAGCACCTATTTCTTGGGAGCAGGCAGACCCCTTTGCTTATCTTGGAAAG gtTGGCAAAGATCACACTATTTTAATGTTGTGTATTACTGTGTTCCTGAGCTATCTTCCTGAAGCAGGACAGTATAGTTGTATATTTGTCTACTTGACTAAGGTTATGGGATTTACTGCTTTAATGGTAGCATTTTTTATTGCTGTGGTTGGAATTTTAAGCGTTGGTGCTCAAACTCTCTTGGGCGTTTTGATAAAGACACTTGGCAGTAAACATACTATAATGTTAGGTCTTCTATTTGAGATGTTACAACTCATGTGGTTTGGCTTCGGTTCACAAACATG GATGATGTGGGCAGCTGGAGTGCTTGCTGCTGTGTCAAGTATTACATATCCTGCAATCTCTGCGTTTATATCCATGCATTCTGATGCAGATAAACAAGGTTTGGTACAAGGCATGGTAACTGGAATGCGTGGATTATGTAATGGTCTAGGGCCAGCAATGTTTGGAGtaatcttttatctttttcgcGTTGATCTCAACGACAATTCTTCTTCCCTTCCTGCAAGGCCATCTCCATTAGATGAAAATAACAAAACAGGAACTGCCACGCAACATCTTGATATTATGCCACAAATAGTAACCCAG CTTGTACCAGGACCACCATTTGTGTTTGGTGCATTACTTGTGATATGTGCATTACTAGTAGCTGCATTTATACCTGAATCAAACACAATGCCAACTGGTCCATTACATCATCCATCCACCTCCCGGAGGCTCTCCG GTTTATCCTTGGATGTACATTATGAGGGAGACAAATTGGGAAGCGGGAAAGGAAAAATAGGACCGCTGTCACCTCTAGTCGACAATTGCAACTCTGCTGCTCTATAG
- the LOC100652259 gene encoding hippocampus abundant transcript 1 protein isoform X4, with product MPPGAKGGAEGLGPSCSEIHNSQEHAIAKLTPSLTFAQQCYRHLKSSGIGEASVYHALVVIFLEFFAWGLLTMPVISVLNITFPNHTFLMNGLIMGIKGILSFLSAPLIGALSDVWGRKFFLLITVAFTCAPIPLMSINTWWFFAMISISGVFACTFSVVFAYVADVTEEHQRSPAYGLVSATFAASMVISPALGDYVMKVYGENLVVALATAIAVLDVFFILVAVPESLPEKARPPAPISWEQADPFAYLGKVGKDHTILMLCITVFLSYLPEAGQYSCIFVYLTKVMGFTALMVAFFIAVVGILSVGAQTLLGVLIKTLGSKHTIMLGLLFEMLQLMWFGFGSQTWMMWAAGVLAAVSSITYPAISAFISMHSDADKQGLVQGMVTGMRGLCNGLGPAMFGVIFYLFRVDLNDNSSSLPARPSPLDENNKTGTATQHLDIMPQIVTQLVPGPPFVFGALLVICALLVAAFIPESNTMPTGPLHHPSTSRRLSGKYAYQKCTLKVVSYVKIQMYFWWWILL from the exons ATGCCCCCTGGGGCAAAAGGTGGAGCAGAGGGCCTGGGCCCCTCCTGTTCTGAAATTCACAACAGCCAAGAACATGCTATTGCTAAACTCACACCTTCTCTTACATTTGCTCAGCAATGCTACAGACATCTTAAG aGTTCCGGTATAGGAGAGGCAAGTGTATACCATGCTCTGgttgtaatatttttggaattttttgcATGGGGTTTATTAACCATGCctgttatttctgtattaaatattacatttccaAATCATACGTTCCTGATGAATGGTTTGATAATGGGCATTAAAGGAATCTTATCATTTCTTTCTGCACCATTAATTGGTGCCTTGTCTGATGTATGGGGTCGAAAATTCTTTCTACTCATCACAGTAGCCTTCACATGTGCACCGATTCCTCTAATGAGCATTAATACATGGTGGTTCTTTGCTATGATCTCCATCAGTGGTGTCTTTGCTTGCACATTTTCAGTGGTGTTTGCATATGTTGCTGATGTTACTGAGGAACATCAAAGATCTCCAGCATATGGTTTA gtaTCTGCAACTTTTGCTGCAAGTATGGTAATAAGCCCAGCATTGGGAGATTATGTCATGAAAGTGTATGGAGAAAATCTTGTGGTTGCATTAGCAACAGCTATTGCAGTGTTGGATGTGTTTTTTATATTAGTGGCTGTACCTGAAAGTTTGCCTGAAAAAGCTCGTCCACCAGCACCTATTTCTTGGGAGCAGGCAGACCCCTTTGCTTATCTTGGAAAG gtTGGCAAAGATCACACTATTTTAATGTTGTGTATTACTGTGTTCCTGAGCTATCTTCCTGAAGCAGGACAGTATAGTTGTATATTTGTCTACTTGACTAAGGTTATGGGATTTACTGCTTTAATGGTAGCATTTTTTATTGCTGTGGTTGGAATTTTAAGCGTTGGTGCTCAAACTCTCTTGGGCGTTTTGATAAAGACACTTGGCAGTAAACATACTATAATGTTAGGTCTTCTATTTGAGATGTTACAACTCATGTGGTTTGGCTTCGGTTCACAAACATG GATGATGTGGGCAGCTGGAGTGCTTGCTGCTGTGTCAAGTATTACATATCCTGCAATCTCTGCGTTTATATCCATGCATTCTGATGCAGATAAACAAGGTTTGGTACAAGGCATGGTAACTGGAATGCGTGGATTATGTAATGGTCTAGGGCCAGCAATGTTTGGAGtaatcttttatctttttcgcGTTGATCTCAACGACAATTCTTCTTCCCTTCCTGCAAGGCCATCTCCATTAGATGAAAATAACAAAACAGGAACTGCCACGCAACATCTTGATATTATGCCACAAATAGTAACCCAG CTTGTACCAGGACCACCATTTGTGTTTGGTGCATTACTTGTGATATGTGCATTACTAGTAGCTGCATTTATACCTGAATCAAACACAATGCCAACTGGTCCATTACATCATCCATCCACCTCCCGGAGGCTCTCCGGTAAATACGCATATCAGAAATGTACGTTAAAGGTTGTCAGTTATGTTAAAATTCAGATGTATTTTTGGTGGTGGATTTTATTGTAA
- the LOC100652259 gene encoding hippocampus abundant transcript 1 protein isoform X1: protein MPPGAKGGAEGLGPSCSEIHNSQEHAIAKLTPSLTFAQQCYRHLKSSGIGEASVYHALVVIFLEFFAWGLLTMPVISVLNITFPNHTFLMNGLIMGIKGILSFLSAPLIGALSDVWGRKFFLLITVAFTCAPIPLMSINTWWFFAMISISGVFACTFSVVFAYVADVTEEHQRSPAYGLVSATFAASMVISPALGDYVMKVYGENLVVALATAIAVLDVFFILVAVPESLPEKARPPAPISWEQADPFAYLGKVGKDHTILMLCITVFLSYLPEAGQYSCIFVYLTKVMGFTALMVAFFIAVVGILSVGAQTLLGVLIKTLGSKHTIMLGLLFEMLQLMWFGFGSQTWMMWAAGVLAAVSSITYPAISAFISMHSDADKQGLVQGMVTGMRGLCNGLGPAMFGVIFYLFRVDLNDNSSSLPARPSPLDENNKTGTATQHLDIMPQIVTQLVPGPPFVFGALLVICALLVAAFIPESNTMPTGPLHHPSTSRRLSGKYAYQKCLSLDVHYEGDKLGSGKGKIGPLSPLVDNCNSAAL, encoded by the exons ATGCCCCCTGGGGCAAAAGGTGGAGCAGAGGGCCTGGGCCCCTCCTGTTCTGAAATTCACAACAGCCAAGAACATGCTATTGCTAAACTCACACCTTCTCTTACATTTGCTCAGCAATGCTACAGACATCTTAAG aGTTCCGGTATAGGAGAGGCAAGTGTATACCATGCTCTGgttgtaatatttttggaattttttgcATGGGGTTTATTAACCATGCctgttatttctgtattaaatattacatttccaAATCATACGTTCCTGATGAATGGTTTGATAATGGGCATTAAAGGAATCTTATCATTTCTTTCTGCACCATTAATTGGTGCCTTGTCTGATGTATGGGGTCGAAAATTCTTTCTACTCATCACAGTAGCCTTCACATGTGCACCGATTCCTCTAATGAGCATTAATACATGGTGGTTCTTTGCTATGATCTCCATCAGTGGTGTCTTTGCTTGCACATTTTCAGTGGTGTTTGCATATGTTGCTGATGTTACTGAGGAACATCAAAGATCTCCAGCATATGGTTTA gtaTCTGCAACTTTTGCTGCAAGTATGGTAATAAGCCCAGCATTGGGAGATTATGTCATGAAAGTGTATGGAGAAAATCTTGTGGTTGCATTAGCAACAGCTATTGCAGTGTTGGATGTGTTTTTTATATTAGTGGCTGTACCTGAAAGTTTGCCTGAAAAAGCTCGTCCACCAGCACCTATTTCTTGGGAGCAGGCAGACCCCTTTGCTTATCTTGGAAAG gtTGGCAAAGATCACACTATTTTAATGTTGTGTATTACTGTGTTCCTGAGCTATCTTCCTGAAGCAGGACAGTATAGTTGTATATTTGTCTACTTGACTAAGGTTATGGGATTTACTGCTTTAATGGTAGCATTTTTTATTGCTGTGGTTGGAATTTTAAGCGTTGGTGCTCAAACTCTCTTGGGCGTTTTGATAAAGACACTTGGCAGTAAACATACTATAATGTTAGGTCTTCTATTTGAGATGTTACAACTCATGTGGTTTGGCTTCGGTTCACAAACATG GATGATGTGGGCAGCTGGAGTGCTTGCTGCTGTGTCAAGTATTACATATCCTGCAATCTCTGCGTTTATATCCATGCATTCTGATGCAGATAAACAAGGTTTGGTACAAGGCATGGTAACTGGAATGCGTGGATTATGTAATGGTCTAGGGCCAGCAATGTTTGGAGtaatcttttatctttttcgcGTTGATCTCAACGACAATTCTTCTTCCCTTCCTGCAAGGCCATCTCCATTAGATGAAAATAACAAAACAGGAACTGCCACGCAACATCTTGATATTATGCCACAAATAGTAACCCAG CTTGTACCAGGACCACCATTTGTGTTTGGTGCATTACTTGTGATATGTGCATTACTAGTAGCTGCATTTATACCTGAATCAAACACAATGCCAACTGGTCCATTACATCATCCATCCACCTCCCGGAGGCTCTCCGGTAAATACGCATATCAGAAAT GTTTATCCTTGGATGTACATTATGAGGGAGACAAATTGGGAAGCGGGAAAGGAAAAATAGGACCGCTGTCACCTCTAGTCGACAATTGCAACTCTGCTGCTCTATAG
- the LOC100642422 gene encoding TBC1 domain family member 7 yields MADERNFRSSYYEKVGFRSVEEKRSLEILLKERPLDKAKLKQFCLRFTVPTKYRNFLWKVLLDVIPIYIDSHKFIISQRKAEFQDLQKALKVTKILDDCTKPHLMLLTMWLLRTRRAKLDMNTQLEVPLHRAMNRLAETLWHIVDIDSYEEKLVDTYWILCGLLDQVQKFHKEISRLQECTYTLLEREDPELYKHLIKIEALYNIPYDIWFSSCFAGTISNGSIAKIWDKIAVGAYRTLIFVTVVTLTTLRRLLLRCENIDGILDTIANITEETSEVIVNKAIESWQQSGSTLTTIS; encoded by the exons atggCTGATGAACGAAATTTTCGCTCGTCTTATTATGAAAAA GTGGGATTTCGTAGTGTCGAAGAGAAAAGGTCTttagaaatattacttaaagagCGTCCTTTGGATAAAGCAAAACTGAAACAATTCTGCTTGCGATTTACAGTTCCTactaaatatagaaattttctttGGAAAGTATTATTGGATGTAATACCAATTTATATAGATAGTCATAAGTTTATAATAAGTCAAAGAAAAGCAGAATTTCAAGATCTACAAAAAGCTTTAAAGGTTACAAAAATTTTGGATGATTGTACAAAACCTCATTTAATGCTCCTTACTATGTGGTTATTGCGCACTAGAAGAGCAAAACTTGACATGAATACTCAATTAGAAGTTCCCTTGCACAG aGCTATGAACAGATTGGCTGAAACATTATGGCACATTGTTGACATAGATTCATATGAGGAAAAGTTAGTAGACACATATTGGATATTATGTGGACTTTTAGATCaagtacaaaaatttcataaagaAATCAGTAGATTACAAGAATGCACTTATACTTTGTTAGAGAGAGAAGATCCAGAATTATACAAGCATCTTATTAAAATAGAAGCACTTTACAATATTCCATATGACATTTGGTTTTCTTCATGCTTTGCAGGAACAATATCTAATGGTTCTATAgcaaa AATATGGGATAAAATAGCTGTAGGTGCATATAGAACTTTAATCTTTGTCACTGTAGTCACCCTAACAACTTTAAGAAGACTTTTATTGAGATGTGAAAATATAGATGGTATTTTAGATACTATTGCCAAT aTAACAGAAGAAACATCTGAAGTAATTGTTAACAAAGCAATTGAATCTTGGCAACAGAGTGGTTCAACACTGACAACTATTTCATAA
- the LOC100652259 gene encoding hippocampus abundant transcript 1 protein isoform X2 — protein sequence MKLKKRKSLCAQCVNMPAKVSKKVVGMIVRSRKFIIKDGVITSSGIGEASVYHALVVIFLEFFAWGLLTMPVISVLNITFPNHTFLMNGLIMGIKGILSFLSAPLIGALSDVWGRKFFLLITVAFTCAPIPLMSINTWWFFAMISISGVFACTFSVVFAYVADVTEEHQRSPAYGLVSATFAASMVISPALGDYVMKVYGENLVVALATAIAVLDVFFILVAVPESLPEKARPPAPISWEQADPFAYLGKVGKDHTILMLCITVFLSYLPEAGQYSCIFVYLTKVMGFTALMVAFFIAVVGILSVGAQTLLGVLIKTLGSKHTIMLGLLFEMLQLMWFGFGSQTWMMWAAGVLAAVSSITYPAISAFISMHSDADKQGLVQGMVTGMRGLCNGLGPAMFGVIFYLFRVDLNDNSSSLPARPSPLDENNKTGTATQHLDIMPQIVTQLVPGPPFVFGALLVICALLVAAFIPESNTMPTGPLHHPSTSRRLSGKYAYQKCLSLDVHYEGDKLGSGKGKIGPLSPLVDNCNSAAL from the exons atgaaattgaaaaaacgGAAGAGTCTGTGCGCGCAGTGCGTGAATATGCCCGCCAAGGTCTCAAAGAAGGTCGTGGGCATGATCGTACGAAGCCGAAAATTCATTATTAAGGATGGGGTCATTACG aGTTCCGGTATAGGAGAGGCAAGTGTATACCATGCTCTGgttgtaatatttttggaattttttgcATGGGGTTTATTAACCATGCctgttatttctgtattaaatattacatttccaAATCATACGTTCCTGATGAATGGTTTGATAATGGGCATTAAAGGAATCTTATCATTTCTTTCTGCACCATTAATTGGTGCCTTGTCTGATGTATGGGGTCGAAAATTCTTTCTACTCATCACAGTAGCCTTCACATGTGCACCGATTCCTCTAATGAGCATTAATACATGGTGGTTCTTTGCTATGATCTCCATCAGTGGTGTCTTTGCTTGCACATTTTCAGTGGTGTTTGCATATGTTGCTGATGTTACTGAGGAACATCAAAGATCTCCAGCATATGGTTTA gtaTCTGCAACTTTTGCTGCAAGTATGGTAATAAGCCCAGCATTGGGAGATTATGTCATGAAAGTGTATGGAGAAAATCTTGTGGTTGCATTAGCAACAGCTATTGCAGTGTTGGATGTGTTTTTTATATTAGTGGCTGTACCTGAAAGTTTGCCTGAAAAAGCTCGTCCACCAGCACCTATTTCTTGGGAGCAGGCAGACCCCTTTGCTTATCTTGGAAAG gtTGGCAAAGATCACACTATTTTAATGTTGTGTATTACTGTGTTCCTGAGCTATCTTCCTGAAGCAGGACAGTATAGTTGTATATTTGTCTACTTGACTAAGGTTATGGGATTTACTGCTTTAATGGTAGCATTTTTTATTGCTGTGGTTGGAATTTTAAGCGTTGGTGCTCAAACTCTCTTGGGCGTTTTGATAAAGACACTTGGCAGTAAACATACTATAATGTTAGGTCTTCTATTTGAGATGTTACAACTCATGTGGTTTGGCTTCGGTTCACAAACATG GATGATGTGGGCAGCTGGAGTGCTTGCTGCTGTGTCAAGTATTACATATCCTGCAATCTCTGCGTTTATATCCATGCATTCTGATGCAGATAAACAAGGTTTGGTACAAGGCATGGTAACTGGAATGCGTGGATTATGTAATGGTCTAGGGCCAGCAATGTTTGGAGtaatcttttatctttttcgcGTTGATCTCAACGACAATTCTTCTTCCCTTCCTGCAAGGCCATCTCCATTAGATGAAAATAACAAAACAGGAACTGCCACGCAACATCTTGATATTATGCCACAAATAGTAACCCAG CTTGTACCAGGACCACCATTTGTGTTTGGTGCATTACTTGTGATATGTGCATTACTAGTAGCTGCATTTATACCTGAATCAAACACAATGCCAACTGGTCCATTACATCATCCATCCACCTCCCGGAGGCTCTCCGGTAAATACGCATATCAGAAAT GTTTATCCTTGGATGTACATTATGAGGGAGACAAATTGGGAAGCGGGAAAGGAAAAATAGGACCGCTGTCACCTCTAGTCGACAATTGCAACTCTGCTGCTCTATAG